Proteins from a genomic interval of Chitinispirillales bacterium:
- a CDS encoding transposase, whose protein sequence is MRKHAELVEQTRSFLDVSRLVSLDESSINTGMTRLYGRALKNERIKGYVPDVRFQRISVLSSIGLDRAQVPLVFNGTLNGELFKEYISRSLAASLSKDDILIMDNSSVHKSKIVIKELKKAV, encoded by the coding sequence TTGCGCAAGCATGCCGAATTGGTAGAGCAAACACGGTCTTTTCTTGATGTAAGCAGGCTTGTTTCCCTTGATGAAAGTAGCATAAACACAGGAATGACACGCCTTTATGGTCGTGCGCTCAAAAACGAAAGAATTAAAGGCTATGTTCCTGATGTAAGGTTTCAAAGGATTTCGGTTTTGTCATCTATCGGGCTTGACAGAGCGCAAGTCCCATTAGTTTTTAACGGAACGCTTAATGGAGAACTGTTTAAGGAATACATTAGTCGGTCTCTTGCTGCGTCATTATCAAAAGACGATATACTTATCATGGACAACTCAAGTGTTCACAAATCGAAAATCGTGATAAAAGAGTTAAAAAAAGCGGTTTAA